In the Mytilus trossulus isolate FHL-02 chromosome 1, PNRI_Mtr1.1.1.hap1, whole genome shotgun sequence genome, one interval contains:
- the LOC134714461 gene encoding GDP-fucose transporter 1-like: MRRGPLGFYKSHKMESRFTQYVTIAAVVATYWCVSISMVFLNKYLLSSEDLKLNAPLFITWYQCVVTVGICLGLSYISKLFPNHITFPQVDFDLKICRATLPLSIVFVSMISFNNLCLKFVGVAFYYVGRSLTTVFNVVFSYFILKQTTSWKAMGCCGIIICGFFMGVDQEKVAGSLSVMGVVFGVLASASVAMNSIYTKKVLPLVDNNIWRLTLYNNINASFLFLPLMALFGEAPEVIFFPKLGNLSFWFYMTLGGVFGFAIGYVTGLQIKVTSPLTHNISGTAKACAQTVMACSYYGDIKSTLWWTSNAVVLAGSGGYTEVRRREMDQQRKEAVMVLAEKVNVDKDMP, encoded by the exons ATGAGAAGAGGACCACTTGGCTTTTACAAAAGCCACAAAATGGAGTCAAGATTTACACAATACGTCACGATAGCTGCTGTTGTCGCTACATATTG GTGTGTGTCTATATCTATGGTGTTTCTGAACAAGTATCTGTTGAGCAGTGAGGATCTTAAG TTGAATGCCCCATTATTTATCACATGGTACCAGTGTGTTGTAACAGTTGGGATATGTCTTGGACTAAGTTATATATCCAAGCTCTTCCCAAATCATATCACCTTTCCACAGGTAGATTTTGATCTAAAGATATGCAGAGCA acTCTACCACTGTCTATTGTTTTTGTATCCATGATATCATTTAACAACTTGTGTTTGAAGTTTGTTGGTGTGGCATTTTACTATGTTGGCAGATCATTAACCACTGTATTCAATGTG gtattttcttaCTTTATTCTGAAACAAACAACATCATGGAAGGCAATGGGATGCTGTGGTATAATAATATGTGGATTCTTCATGGGAGTCGACCAAGAAAAAGTAGCAG GGTCATTGTCAGTTATGGGCGTAGTCTTTGGAGTTTTAGCCAGTGCTAGTGTAGCAATGAATTCTATATATACAAAGAAAGTACTGCCATTGGTTGATAACAACATATGGAGACTAACATTATACAATAACATCAATGCATCATTTCTCTTCTTACCATTGATGGCATTGTTCGGAGAGGCACCTGAGGTCATATTTTTCCCCAAACTGGGAAatctgtcattttggttttaCATGACTTTAGGTGGAGTGTTTGGTTTTGCCATTGGCTATGTTACTGGCCTACAGATTAAAGTAACATCTCCATTAACACATAATATTTCCGGCACAGCTAAAGCTTGTGCCCAAACTGTGATGGCATGTTCTTATTATGGTGATATTAAATCTACTCTGTGGTGGACCAGCAATGCTGTAGTGCTGGCTGGGTCTGGAGGTTATACAGAGGTCAGACGAAGAGAGATGGACCAACAACGTAAGGAGGCAGTCATGGTTTTAGCAGAGAAAGTAAACGTAGATAAAGATATGCCCTGA